DNA from Pseudomonas putida:
GCAGGAGGAGCACTTCGTGAATTGGCATACCATGAGCGAGATGCGGATCGCTGTACCGGCGCAGGTGCGGCGCCTGCGTGTGCAATTCGAAACCCCGGCAGAGGGGTCGTCCTATCTCTTCCTGAGAAACGTGACCACGCACCTGCGCCTTCCGGCGTTCGACGAATCGAGCGATGTCCAGTTGCTGGTCGAGCGTCCGGGCGAGTCGCCGATTGTTCAGTCCACGCGGCCGTTTCGGCTGTGCCGCGGTGCGACCCATCAGCTGAAGGTGAAGGCTCCGACCGGCAATGCCTGGGACGGGCAAAAGACCAGCCTGCTGTGGCTGGGCGAGGGTGTCGCGCCACCCATCCAGTACGGCCTGACGGCCACGCCTGACATCAACTACAGGGACGCGGACGACGAAGAATACTACCTACCGCTGTCGAGCGAAGACGGGGCGAGCTGGACACTGACCGCTGGCGCCAAAATACCCGAGGGCCTGCCTGTCGACATCACCCTGGGGCTGGGCAGCTACTGGCAGGCGGAAAAACACCCGATCGCGGCGCAGATGGGGGACTTCCACCACCTCATCGAGAAAGTCGAGTGGGACGGCGTGGTGCCCGTGGCGTCTGAAAAGAACGCCACCGTTCTGACCGCCACGGTAAAGAACCCCTTCGCTCCAGATCGACCCATGGAGGGCAAAGAGGTCGTCTGGTCCTACAACGGGAAAAACTACCCAAGCAAGACGGACGGAAAAGGGCAGGCCAAGCTGACATACACCCCTGCGCTGGGTGATGCAGGTGAGGCGAATCAGGTGGTGTTCACCGCATCCTGCCAGGACGCCCTGCAGCATCCCAGCAGCGTTGCCTATACCTGCCCGGTCTTCGACGAGTCCCCTTGGCTTGAGCAGATAGAGGCGACCCTGGACGGCAAGCCGATCGCGGATTTGAAGACGATGGCGCTACGCCTGACCCGGGGCGTCAGCCACACACTGGTGCTCAAGGCCAATACCGCCGACAGCTACTTCGTTGGCAAGGACATTGCCCTGAGCTGGCCGGAGGGTAAGCCGCTTTTGGGCATCACCCTTGAGCCGAACGTCGGTGTCCCGCAGACCATGGACATGATCGGGATCAGCTGGACGATCACAGGTGGTGCCGACACCAGCGGCTCGTTCACATTGCACGCTGAAGAAACCGCCGATGCCGGCTTGAAAGTGCCGCTCTCGCTGCCGGGCGTCCAGCTGTCGGCGAACCTTGCCGATGAGGCTGAACTGAAGGTGGCCGCCGCCGGTACAGACGGCCTGAACATTTTCCGACGTGGCACCGACCGTGCCCTCAGTCTGGTGCCTCGCGCCGGCAGCCCCTTGGCCGATGCAAAGCTGCAGGGTTGGATGACGTTCATCGAACGCGATCTGACGCAGGACAAGGTCGCGGCCAGTCCGGCCTACGACGCCAAGGTCGATATCGGCGCGAACACCACCTGGACCCTCAAGGGGGCGGCGGTCAGTGGTCTGTTCGGGGTACAGGTGCATGTGGAAGGCCTCCAGCCGCTGGCACTGGACAACGCCATGCTGTTGTCGCTGGATCTGAACGATGAGGCCGAACTGAAAATAGGCGGTGCGGCCGTACCCAGCCCAACGATTTTCCGTCGGGCAACAGCTCAAACCGTCAGTTTCGTGGCCCGCTCAGGCAGCCCGCTGAAGGCGGCAGGGCTCGAGTACTGGCTGGCGTTCGATACCAGCGGTACTTTGGCCGAAACGGATGTGACGGCCGTACCTGCCTATAAAGAGCGCTACACCAACATGAGCAGTCCTGCCTGGAAACTCACTGGCGGGGCGGTCAGCGGGACCTTCGGTGTGCAACTCCATATGGCCGGTTTCACCACGCCGCTGAAACTGAGCAATGCCTTGCTGCTGTCGCTGAACCTGCACGATGAACTCGACCTGACCGTGGACGGCGTTGTAGCGACGGGGTCGATGATTTTCCGCCGCAAGGTTGAGCGCAAGATCAGTTTCCAGCTCAAGAAAAGCAGCCCGTTGGGTCAATCGAAACTCAAGTACAAGCTCGTGTTTGACGACTCTGGCTCGTTGACTGCCCAGCAGGTGGCCGCCAACCCCGCGTATGGCAAGGAATACAATGGCTACACCGGTCCGCTGTGGACGGTCACCGGGCAAGACGTCAGCGGCACCTTCGGCCTGCAACTGCAGATGGAAGGTTTCACAACGCCTTACAAGACAGGCCATTGGTTGTTGCTGTCGGAAAAGGTGGACGATGAATACGACCTGACGACCAAGGATGCGGTCGTGGAGGGAGTGGCGCATTTCTGGCGCGGTAAGGCTCAGGCGGTCACGCTGAAACCGAAAGCCACCAGCCCCTTGAGCAAAGGCCAGACGTTCAATGGCCAACTCAAGTTCGTCGTAGGCAAGGGCGTTCCTCAGGATAAGGTGCAGGCGCAACCGGGCTATGACCAACCCGCGGCGATCCCCGTGGCCGGCCATACCTGGACGCTCACCGGCAAGGATGTCAGCGGCACCTTTGGCCTGCAGGTGAGTGTCGAAGGGTTCAAGACCCCTGCGCAGCTGGCTACCAATGTGCTGATGTCCACGAAGCTGGCGGACGAAGCGCAGGTGACGCTCGATGGCAGCGACAAGATTTCGCCCGCGATCTTTCGTCGAAGCACCGCTGGCAAGGTTTTGCTCAAGCCAAGGTCGGGGAGCCCGTTGGGTTCGACGGTGACCCCTAAAGCCTGGCTGGCCTTCATCACGACGGGGGCCACCCTGACCGCCGCGCAGGTGCCAGCCGCGCCGAAATACACCGAGCAGCGATCGATGGTGGCGGCTGGCCTGGAGTGGCTGCTGACCGGGGCGAACGTCAGCGGGCTGTTTGGTGTCGGCCTGCATGTGACAGGTTTCGATCCGATAACGCTTGGCAACTGTGGGTTGTTGTCGCCCTCGATGACGGACGAAATGAGCCTTCGTGCCAGCTGGCGTAACGACCTGCCCCCTGGGTTGATGTCGCCTGAGCATACGACGGTTGTCTATGCGCCGAGCAGTCCGCTGGTCAAGCTTGGGGCGCAACTGCGGCTGGATTTCTTACCTGAGGGCGCGAGCTGCATCCTGAAGGAAAGGCCGGCAAGGGGTGAGTGGGTGAAGATGACGGATGCTGGGCGAGTGAAGTGGCTGCTGACCGGTTCGGTCATGGAGAGGGGCTGGGTTCAGGGCCGGATTACGAGCACGTTGTTCCCGGACGTCTGGAAGTTGCCAGCTTTCTATGTGGGCTGGAACCTAGAAGAGGTTGGGGCTCCTCCGGAGGACCAGGCGCTGGTGCAGCAGGGCGTCATCGACGTGTGTCCGCGCTAAGCGTGCGTAGGCCGAAGTAATCAAATTCAGCGTCTGAAACCGCCGCGCAGTTCAAGCTGCGCGGCGGTTTTTTCGTCTTCGGATACCGCGTGTGGTGATTGAAGCAAGGGAGGTGTGGCCCCACAGGCACGCCGGTATGTTGGAGAGCTACCCAGAGCCTGGAGCGGGGTTATCGAAGCGTTGAACCGCCGCGAAGCAGACTCCGCGCTGGATGGCTCCGGCTTGAGGTGGAATTAGTTGCCAAAGGCTATGTAAACCATCCAGGGCCAACCATAGCGCTCAGGAAGAAAGCACAGCGCCCAACGTCTCGGCGTGCCGGAAGGCAGCTGAAGCGGTGGGCGCTGATTTATTTAGGTGGCAATTGGTTTGAAGGTCAATAGCGTTTCAAGTGTGATGCCATGTTGATTTGATGTCGGGTCGGGTCAAGGCATTTCTGGGACTGGAAAGGGGAGAGGGCCGATGAGAATATGCTCGGCGATTCGGTTGGGCGAGCCTTCCTTCGTCTTGAGATATACCGTTTCATCAGGTGCAACAGGGCCGCTGCCGTTATATATCTGCGCGGCGGTGAACGCAGCAGGTACTAATGCTTCGGGTATTTTGAGAAGTAGGCTGCAGTCATCTATACGCGCACTTACGTACCCATCAGTTCCGCCATAATATAAGGTGGTAATAATTTTCCCAGTGACCGCTATATGGGTTTCATCGCTGTTGGGTGCGTATGAGATTGAAATTTCTTTGACGAAAATATCTCCGTATTCCATGAGTGGGTGGTAGGGGATCTGTTGTGAGGTCTTTGTGCTGGGGGCGTTAAGTGTCGTGTTGTTCACGATAGACTTCCAAATAGTTAAGGGGGCCAGTTTGCTGCGTAAGCTAACGTGGAGTTGTCATTATTTTAACTTTTTAGAACTTGGGTAACTGGCAAGATGTACAGGTGCTGCGCGCTACAACGAAAGCCGCATCGCTGGCGCGGTTAAAGTTTGAACAGAGACAGCATGGGTCCGAATTCAAATAGTTGTCGATTCGATTGAGTAGGTTATGCGTCGTCTTTACAACTAAACAAGGGGGCTAACTTTTGTGTGCTGTATCCCCCTTACCGCGCCACCGCCTGATTAGGCTTGTAAAACAAGAAATGCGTGGTCTCGGCCGTCTTGCGATACGCCTTGGCCCATTCCGGCCGCACCGTGCGGTCATGGAAATACAGCGCGCCGCCCGTGGGGTCCTTCAACTGTTGGTTGAGGGCCTTGCGGGCGATTTCCTTGGCCACGGCATAGCGCTGCTCTTCCTCGACCTGATCAGGTCGTCCATCGCACCACCAGGAAAACTGGCACGCCTTGGTTTCCACCCCCTGCTTGACCACTGCGCACACCGTGTTGGGGAAGCCTTCGTGCCCGAGGCGGTTGAGCACCACGCTGGCCACGGCGGTCATGTCCTGGGCGTTGGCCCCTTTCGATTCCCAATAGATGGTTCGCGCAAGGCAGGTGATGCTGTCGTCCAGCGGTGACTGGCCGGCGGGGTCGACCGCTTTGACTTCGCTGGGCGTGAGGGTTTCTTTCTGTTTGGGCGGTGGCGCGTCCTCGACCACTTTCTCTTCCAGCACCTGCGCCTTGTCCTCGGCCACGGCGGCCTTGGGGCTGTCCGCCGCGTGGAGCGGGCCTGCGAGCAGGGCCAGCGTCAGGCCGAACACCAGCGAAAGAATGCGCATGGTCGAGTTCTCCGCGAGGTGAGGTGAATCACAGTCTAGCCAAGCGTATTCAACTCAGCGCCAGGCTCAGCACCAGCGGTAGAGTGAGGGCGGCGGCGACGGTCTGCAGGGCGATGATCGTGGCCATCAGCGGCGCATTGCCGCCCATCTGCCGGGCCATCACGTAGGACGACGAGGCAGTCGGCATTACCAGGAACTTGAACGCCGAGGCCCGCCCTGGAACAGGAAAAATGCATGGTCAGGGGTGGCGCCTCGCCCAACGTCCGAGCGGCACACTGCAGTGGCCTCTTCGCGGGTGAACCCGCTCCCACAGGTTTTCCGCAGCTCTGACTGCCGCCACTAAACCTGTAGGAGCGGCTTTAGCCGCGAAATAGACGGCGCGGTGCCATGCCACGCTATCCGGCTGTCTTTTCCAACCCGTCGAGCAGGGCCTCCACCAATGCTTTGCTGGCCTCTAATGCATGGTCATTGCCCAGCAACAGGTCATGGCAGGTGCCATCGGCCAAGGGCAAGGCTTTAAGATTGCTGGCGCAGGCGCCTTTGAGCAGGGTGCTGAGGTGGACCAAGGCGTCTTCGAGTTCGACGCCAGCGCAGACGCTGAACAGGGGAGGATGGCTGTGTTCGCAGCTGCCGAACGCGGCGGGAACTGTGGTGCTGCGGTGGGGTGGATCCGGGATGGCTTTCGTCATTGTGTCGCTCCTTGATTCAATGGAGCCGCCACAATTCGCTACCAAACGAATGGTGACGGCTGTACGCAGGTTGGTAGACCGGGAATCAAGGAAACCGGCGCGCACGAGTGCGCCCTACGCACAGCCGCCATGACACGAGACAGCTAGGCACTAAAAAGCGCCAGCTGAAACGCAGAGCGGGCGCTTGTGCGCCTTGATTGATCGCGGGCTACCAAACCCGGCTGCTGGATTGACAGCAGCGCGCACAGGTTACCGGCCCAGGGTAGGCGATTCAAGGCCCGATGCCGGCGTGCGGCCCTTCGCGGGTAAACCCACAGGTTTTCCGCTGCTCTGGCTGCCGCCGCTGGACCTGTAGGAGCGGCTTTAGCCGCGAAATAGACGGCGCGGTGCCTGGCACCGGCTGCGGACGAACAGCGGGACTTGCAGCTCGTCTTCGAGGGTCTTGATGTGCAGGCTCACCGCCGAGGGCGTCAGGCTGAGCAGGTCGGCGGCGCGGGCGAAGGTGCCGTGGCGGGCGATGGTCACCAGGGTGCGCAGGGCTTTGAGGGACACGCGGGCGGCGCCGAGCGGAAATGAGCGCACGTTACAAGCTCGTAGCCGCGCACGGCAAGGGCCGGCTCAGCCTTGGCGCAGGGCGGCCACCACTTGCTCGACACTGGCCTTGAGGCCGGCGAAGGTGTCATCCGTGTCGCTGTCGAGCACCAGCAACCGGGCGCCCGCAGCCTCGATCGCCTCGGCCACGGCCGGGGCGGGCTGGCGGTGGTGCAACACCAAGGCCACGTCCTGGGCCTTGAGGATGTCGCCCAGGGCC
Protein-coding regions in this window:
- a CDS encoding cell wall hydrolase produces the protein MRILSLVFGLTLALLAGPLHAADSPKAAVAEDKAQVLEEKVVEDAPPPKQKETLTPSEVKAVDPAGQSPLDDSITCLARTIYWESKGANAQDMTAVASVVLNRLGHEGFPNTVCAVVKQGVETKACQFSWWCDGRPDQVEEEQRYAVAKEIARKALNQQLKDPTGGALYFHDRTVRPEWAKAYRKTAETTHFLFYKPNQAVAR
- a CDS encoding DUF3077 domain-containing protein is translated as MTKAIPDPPHRSTTVPAAFGSCEHSHPPLFSVCAGVELEDALVHLSTLLKGACASNLKALPLADGTCHDLLLGNDHALEASKALVEALLDGLEKTAG